The following nucleotide sequence is from Desulfobacteraceae bacterium.
ATCGCCACCGGCGCGCGGGCCGCGGCACCGCCGATCGCGGGTTTGGAGGAGATTTCCTACCTGACCAATGAAACCGTCTTCTCCCTCACCGAACTTCCCAGGCGTTTGGCCGTCATCGGCGCCGGCCCCATTGGCTGTGAAATGGCGCAAACATTTGCCCGCTTCGGCTCGGAAGTGCTTTTGGTGGAAACCCTGCACGGCATTCTTCCCCGGGAGGACAACGATGCTTCCAGCGTCGTCCTGAAATCCATGCAAAAGGACGGGGTGAAGCTGCTCTGCTGCGGCAAAGAACCGAAGCTTGCCAAAGCCGAAGGCGGCAAAATCCGCCTCAGCGTCGAATCTCACGGCAAGGGCTACGATGAAGTCGTGGACCAACTGCTGGTGGCCGTGGGCCGCGCACCGAACGTCGAAAATTTGGGGCTGGACGCAGCCGGCGTCGATTTCAATAAAAAAGGCGTGCAGGTCAATGACCGCTTGCAAACCACCCAGCCCCATATCTTCGCGGCCGGCGATATCTGCTCGCCGTATCAATTC
It contains:
- a CDS encoding FAD-dependent oxidoreductase, whose protein sequence is MTNNERHKSIISPWDAHNQQLVSHVHPADWQNPTPASRYNLVVIGAGTAGLVCAAAAAGLGARVALIERHLMGGDCLNVGCVPSKAIIRAARAAAAVRDAGAFGVHVPEGVAMDFGRAMERMRRLRASIAPHDSVKRFSDMGVDVFVGDGRFVDAHTVEVAGKRLAFKKAVIATGARAAAPPIAGLEEISYLTNETVFSLTELPRRLAVIGAGPIGCEMAQTFARFGSEVLLVETLHGILPREDNDASSVVLKSMQKDGVKLLCCGKEPKLAKAEGGKIRLSVESHGKGYDEVVDQLLVAVGRAPNVENLGLDAAGVDFNKKGVQVNDRLQTTQPHIFAAGDICSPYQF